CCTCTCTTCATGGGGTTCAGAAGCTCAGAAACAAGATTGTTGCAGATGGATAGGAGTCTCTTGTAGCAACCAAACAGGTCATGTTCTTCAACTTGACCTTTCAAACAAAGTTGTGGGCGCACATTCATGGAATTATTATTCTTTGGAAGGTAAGATGATTAGTCCTAAACTGATTGAGTTGCAGTATTTACACCATTTGGACCTTCATGGGATTAATTTTAATGGGAGccaatttccaaatttcattgGTTCTCTATCCAATTTAAGATACCTTGATCTGTCTTCGAGTGATTTTGGAGGCAAGTTTCCAAGTCAGGTCGGAAATCTTACGAACTTGCAGCATCTGGACTTGAGTTCTAATTACTTTACAAATGCAGAAAATCTCGattggcttcctcttctttcgtCATTAAGATATTTGGACTTGAGTTTGGTGAATCTCAACAATGTTTCCAATTGGGCGGAAGTCATTAATAAGCTTCCTGAACTAACAAACTTGACACTAGAGGACTGTGATCTTCCTTCTCCAATTCTTTCCACTCTTTCTTACATAAACTCTTCTAAATCTCTTGCTAGCGTTGCCCTTTTGTCCAACCAATTGAGTACTTCAATATTTCTATGGTTGTCCAACTATAATACCAGCCTTGTTTATCTTGACCTCGCTCGTAACTTTCTAGCTGGTTCAATTCCTGATGTTTTGGGACATATGAGCTCTCTGGCatatctttctctctctcataacCAACTTGAAGGATGGGTCCCGCATTCTTTTGCGAGCATATGTAATTTGCAATCATTGGATCTCGACACCAATATTCTGAGTGGACAACTTTCTAAGTTTGTTCAAATATTATTCTCTACATGTGCTCAAAACTCATTGGAGATTTTGAATCTCAGATTGAATAATCTTACAGGGTCATTACCTGATCTTACAAACCTTTCATCTTTGGAAGTCTTGTGGCTAAATAACAATCAATTAAGCGGAGGGATACCTGAAAGTATAGGGGGAATGTCGAAGCTCAATTCTATTGATTTTCACATGAATTCTTTGGAAGGAGTAATTTCAGGAACTCATTTCTCAAAACTCTCCAAATTACAGGATTTGGATCTCTCTTGGAATGATCTTGCAGGGTCATTACCTGACCTTACAAACCTTTCATCTTtggaagtcttgaatcttggtAACAATCAATTAAGCGGAGGGATACCTGAAAGTATAGGGGGAATGTCGAAGCTCAATACTATTGATTTTCACATGAATTCTTTGGAAGGAGTGATTTCAGAAACTCATTTCTCAAAACTCTCCAAATTACTAGTTTTGGATCTATCTTCTCAAAATTCTTCTAACTCACTAGTTTTAGACGTCCATGCTGATTGGATTCCTCCTTTCCAACTGGACCTTTTAAGTTTGCCATCATACAAGATGGGTCCGTATTTCCCAAAGTggcttcaaactcaaaaagatTTATCACACCTTGATATTTCTGATGCTGGAATTTTCGACATCCTTCCAAGTTGGTTTTGGAGTTTGTGTCGCAATGTGGAATTTATGAATCTCACAGGCAACCAAATTAGAGGTTCATTTGCAAATTTgacattggaattttcatattCCCCTGAACTGCATTTGAGTTCGAACAAGTTGGAAGGTCCAATCCCCTCAGTTCTATCAACAGCCTCATATCTGGATCTCTCTCATAATAAACTTTCAGGGTCAATTTCGTTCTTGTGTTCAAGTGCAGCTATTGGTTTAAGCTTTCTTGACCTCTCAAGCAATAATGTTTCTGGAGAAGTTCCAGATTGCTTGACACATTTGGAGAATCTAGTCGTGCTTGATTTGAGTTACAATGCTTTGTCGGGGAAAATTCCTACAACAATAGGCTCCCTATTTCATATTGAAACACTCAAATTGAGAAGCAATAGATTTGTGGGACAATTGCCTTCGTCGTTGAAGAATTGCACGAGTTTAGTACTCGTTGATGTTGGGGACAATAAATTATCCGGACCCATACCTAAATGGTTAGGGGTTAGCTTAAGGAACTTGGTTATCCTGATGCTTTCGTCTAATCACTTCAATGGAAGCTTGCCCGCACAAATATGCCATCTAACAgatattcaaattttggatttttccaTGAACAACATCTCTGGAAGCATACCCAAATGCCTCAACAATTTAACTACTCTGGTTCAGAAAGGGAAATCAAGTCTGGAAATCATAcatgttttggaaaatttAAATGGTACACCTGCGTATGAGGATAATGCAACCATCATATGGAAAGGAAGAATGTACTCATACAAAAACACTTTGGGGCTTGTGAAGATAATTGATTTGTCAAGCAATAGATTGACAGGAGAGATTCCAAGTGAAATCACTCATCTGGTTGGGTTGGTTTCTTTAAACCTGTCGAGAAACCAATTAACAGGTCAAATAACTGCAGAGATTGGAAACTTGCAGTCACTGGATGTCCTTGATTTATCAAGAAACCAGATAGAAGGAAGAATTCCAACAAGCCTTGCTCGGATAGACCGTCTTGGTTTATTGGACTTGTCATTTAACAACTTGTCTGGCGGAATTCCAATCGGGACTCAGCTCCAAAGCTTTGATCCCTCTGTTTATGCTGGAAATCCTCAACTCTGTGGAGCTCCACTTAAAAAGATGTGTGCTGCTCAACATGTGCAAACTGACTTGAGCAATCAAGAGGATGATAAGGATGAGCTTATAACACTGGGATTTTACATCAGTATGGGGGTTGGGTTTGCAGCTGGATTTTGGGGAGTTTGCTGCACTTTGATATTCAAGAGGTCATGGAGATACGCCTACTTCAAGTTCTTGAATGGTTTAAATGATTGGCTTTATGTGAGAGTAGCTTTGATCAAGCGGCAACTCAAGGATATGCTGAATAGATAAGCTGTAAGTACATGAATTCTTGtgtttttaaacaaaacataTGGAGTTAAgctatttttgtttaatttggttttcatCAAAACTTATGGGTGCTTGTTTGCTTGTATCTTTAGCTCCAGCATCTTCGGAGTTGGAGGCAACCTCCATGCCTCTGTTGACTTGAAGAGTGCATAGTTGCCATGGAAGCAATGATATATCTGCACAAGTTTTCATGTATTGGTTTGAATGATTGGCTTTGTTtgtattaatattaataaggATTAGTTACTGTATCTTTGTTGTTAAGCAATTATGTAGCGGGAATTTTCCTTGGTAAATGATTTGTTAGTGTGTCTTGTTTGTAAGCAATTATGGATAGGACTTCTCCAAACAATTTTTTgctatgaattttattttcagcAGAAAGCCAATTAGGAATAGGTATCCTCTGTTTTTCATCAGAAAGAGTACACACATTACAAGCTTTTTTCCTcccactgtttttttttcttcccgtTTTTCCAGAGTAATTCATATACTGGAAACATTTAATTGACaagaaatcaaatcaaatcaaagaatTCAAATACAACATATCTTGCtggaaaatgaccaaaatctTAATATCATGGAACTGAGTGAAGCTTTCACTTACGTGATTCAAAACCTTAAGAGCAACATCTATATGTGCTCAGTGAGAGCCAAACTGAGAATTGTCAAATTAAGTACCAGACCCTTGGTTTTCACTTCTTTCCAGCTGCAGAGTTCCTTTTGGCTTCAGTCGTTCGTTGTCCATTACAAGGGCAGACAGAGCAGCAGCCTGAAGATAAGATGCAATGTACCATATTGGGGAAATTACTTGAGATTGCATTGCATCGTTCAGAGCTTCCTGAGGCATGTCATTCATGCGATAAGACAAACCACGCAATAAGCATTAATTCCTAATGATTTTTCTTGATGAATGATGTACATCTATGATTTAGTAGCAAGAAAAGTATGAAAATGCTGGTTATTTCCTTAGGTAGTGGCTCCATCTCCCTAACTTTGAGGTTGGTAACTACGAGTTTAAGGGATTTTAAACTCAGAATACCTTAAAACCCCTATAAAAATGACCATCAGTTTTATTCAGTTTTACCAATTTATATAGTACtagcaacatatatataccttgTGTTGTTTTTTGGAGTGCCTATCGTCGTTTTGGCATTTAGGGGTACAAGTAACAATTGTGCCTGATATTAACTTGAATCTTCAGCTATATTCTTcactttttcttatttttggcAATATCAATATCTCATCTTTtgcaatatcaatattttttgcagacataaataaaattaatacatGCTCATCTTTTGCAATATCTCACACTCCCAATCGTATCattcactaaaaaaataattcatttaaaaaaattctgatgTTGGTAAAAGTTTGACATGTCTTGACACATTAAAAGAAATCTGAATTATTAAAGATATGCTTTTTATATCAAAACTTAAGTCAAGGGAAGACTTCGCTCCCCCAGGGCCACGTTTCTACCGTTCATGCTTTATCGTTCTAGGAAAGCAAACAGCAACAGGGTTGAAAGACTTTGAGTCAATTCCAGTCATTAAAGACTTCGACTTCGTTTTCTCCCATTTGAATCTTGCAGTCATAAACGCTAAATAGTTGTGCCTCTTAATTGAATCGTGTTGATCTCGCATTTGAATCTATTAACATGCAGAGTCACCGGATGTGCTTGAAACTCTTACTTGCATTTGCGCTGCTTTTGCTGCAGTGCGTCCAAGGCGGAGAAGTTAGTCGCAAGCACAGGGATGCTAACGTGACCGGGAGGTGCATAGAGAAGGAAAGGCAAGCACTCCTTGCATTCAAACGTGGCCTGGTGGATGAGTTCGATGTCCTTTCTTCATGGGGTTCAGAAATCCAGAAACAAGATTGTTGCAGATGGATAGGAGTCTCTTGTAGCAACCAAACAGGTCATGTTCTTCAACTTGATCTTTCACGCAAAGTTATGGACAAACCTTATTATTCTTTGGAAGGTAAGATGATTAGTCCTAAACTGATTGAGTTGCAGTACTTACACTATTTGGACCTTCATGATATTAATTTCTATGGGAGCCATATTCCAGATTTCATCGGTTCTCTATCCAATTTAAGATACCTTGATTTGTCTAATACTAATTTTGGAGGCAAGTTTCCAAGTCAGGTCGGAAATCTTACGAACTTGCAGCATCTGGGCTTGAGTTTTAATGACTTTACAAATGCAGAAAATCTTGattggcttcctcttctttcgtCATTAAGATATTTGGACTTGAGTGGCACGAATCTCAGCAATGTTTTCGATTGGCCGGAAGCCATTAATAAGCTTCCTGAACTAACAAACTTGACACTATGGGAGTGTGATCTTCCTTCTCCAATTCTTTCCACTCTTTCTTACATAAACTCTTCTAAATCTCTTGCTAGCGTTGACCTTTCTTCCAACCAATTGAGTACTTCAATATTTCTATGGTTGTCCAACTATAATACTAGCCTTGTTTATCTTGACCTCACTTATAACTTTCTAGCCGGTTCAATTCCTGATGTTTTGGGACATATGAGCTCTCTGGCatatctttctctctctaataaCCAACTTGAAGGATGGGTCCCACATTCTTTTGCCAGCATATGTAGTTTGCAATCATTGGATCTCTCAAGCAATATTCTGAGTGGACAACTTTCTAAGTTTGTTCAAATATTATTCTCTACATGTGCTCAAAACTCATTGGAGATTTTGGATCTCGGTTTGAATAATCTTGCAGGGTCATTACCTGATCTTACAAACCTTTCATCTTTGGAAGTCTTGAATCtaaataacaataaattcAGTGGAGTAATTTCAGGAACTCATTTCTCAAAACTCTCCAAATTACGGGATTTGGTTCTCTCTTGGAATGATCTTGCAGGGCCATTACCTGACCTTACAAACCTTTCATCTTTGGAAATCTTGTTTCTTAATAACAATCAATTAAGCGGAGGGATACCTGAAAGTATAGGGGGAATGTCGAAGCTCAATACTATTGATTTTCCACATGAATTCTTTGGAAGGAGTGATTTCAGAAACTCATTTCTCAACACTCTCGAAATTACAGTATTTGGATCTGTCTTCTCAAAATTCTTCTAACTCACTAGTTTTAGACATCCATGCTGATTGGATTCCTCCTTTCCAACTGTATTCCATAAATTTGGGTCTTGCAAGATGGGTCTGCATTTCCCAAAGTggcttcaaactcaaaaacaaatcaaataccTTGATATTTCTGATGCTGGAATTTCCGACATCCTTCCAAGTTGGTTTTGGAGTTTGTGTCGCAATGTGGAATTTATGAATCTCACAGGCAACCAAATTAGAGGTTCATTTCCAGATTTGACATTGGAAACAGATTCTTCTTTCAACAACCTCAGACTTGATCTGAGTTCGAACAAGTTGGAAGGTCCAATCCCCTCAGTTCTATCAAAGGCCTTATATCTGGATCTCTCTAATAATAATCTTTCAGGGTCAATTTCGTTCTTGTGTTCAAGTGCAGCTATTGGTTTACTCTTTTTTGACCTCTCAAGAAATAATGTTTCTGGAGAAGTTCCAGATTGCTTGACACATTTGGAAAATCTAGTCATGCTAGATTTGAGTTACAATGCTTTCTCCGGGAAAATTCCTGCAACAATAGGCTCCGTATTTCGAATTGAAACACTCAAATTGAGAAGCAATAGATTTGTGGGACAATTGCCTTCGTCGTTGAAGAATTGCACGAGTTTAGAACTCGTTGATGTTGGGGACAATAAATTATCCGGACCCATACCTAAATGGTTAGGGGTTAGCTTAAGGAAGTTGGTTATCCTGATGCTTTCGTCTAATCACTTCAATGGAAGCTTGCCCGCACAAATATGCCATCTAACAcatattcaaattttggatttttccaTGAACAACATCTCTGGAAGCATACCCAAATGCCTCAACAATTTAACTACTCTGGTTCAGAAAGGAAAATCAAGTCTGGAAATCACACATTTTTTGGAACATTCAGATGGTACAACTATGTATGAGGATGATGCAACATTCATATGGAAAGGAAGAATGTACTCATACAAAAACACTTTGGGGCTTGTGAAGAGAATTGATTTGTCAAGCAATATATTAACAGGGGAGATTCCAAGTGAAATCACTCATCTTGTTGAGTTGGTTTCTTTAAACCTGTCGGGAAACCAATTAACAGGTCAAATCATTCCAGAGATTGGAAACTTGCAGTCACTGGAGGCCCTTGATCTGTCAAGGAACCAGATAGAAGGAAGAATTCCAACAAGCCTTGCTCGAATAGATCGTCTCGATTTCTTGGACTTGTCACTTAACAACTTATCTGGTGAAATTCCAATTGGGACTCAGCTCCAAAGCTTTGATCCCTCTGTTTATGCTGGAAATCCTCAACTCTGTGGAGCTCCACTTAAAAAGATGTGTGCTGCTCAACATGTGCAAACTGACTTGAGCAATCAAGAGGATGATAAGGATGAGCTTATAACACTGGGATTTTACATCAGTATGGGGGTTGGGTTTGCAGCTGGATTTTGGGGAGTTTGCTGCACTTTGATATTCAAGAGGTCATGGAGATACGCATACTTCAAGTTCTTGAATGGTTTAAATGATTGGCTTTATGTGAGAGTAGCTTTGATCAAGCGGCAACTCAAGGATATGCTGAATAGATAAGCTGTAAGTACATGAATTCTTGtgtttttaaacaaaacataTGGAGTTAAgctatttttgtttaatttggttttcatCAAAACTTATGGGTGCTTGTTTGCTTGTATCTTTAGCTCCAGCATCTTCGGAGTTGGAGGCAACCTCCATGCCTCTGTTGACTTGAAGAGTGCATAGTTGCCATGGAAGCAATGATATATCTGCACAAGTTTTCATGTATTGGTTTGAATGATTGGCTTTGTTtgtattaatattaataaggATTAGTTACTGTATCTTTGTTGTTAAGCAATTATGTAGTGGGAATTTTCCTTGGTAAATGATTTGTTAGTGTGTCTTGTTTGTAAGCAATTATGAATAGGACTTCTCCAAACAATTTTTTgctatgaattttattttcagcAGAAAGCCAATTAGGAATAGGTATCCTCTGTTTTTCATCAGAAAGAATACACCAGGAATCTTTTATGTATTATGTACACAAATTACAAGCTTTTTTCCTCCCAGTGTAGTTtacatcatttttttttccttccatttttCCAGAGTAATTCATATACTGGAAACATTTAATGAACaagaaatcaaatcaaagaatTCAAATACAACATATCTCGCtgaaaaatgaccaaaatctTAATATCATGGAACTGAGTGATGCTTTGACTTTCGTGGTTCGAAACCTTATGAGCAACATTCTATATGTGCTGAGAGCCAAACtgagaattgtcaaattcagTACCAAATCCTTAGGGAGCGTTCGTTTGCTATCCTATTCAAGTGTGGAACtcaaaaacttttatttttcttaaaaacaaagGTTCGGGCTCGTTTTACCTTTGGGCCTGCCCTGTTACATGGGACCTACCAATTGCCCCGGCAACTGAAGCCCACTGGAACCCGCTCCTGGGGCTTGGGCCCCCTCCTGTCCGAGTAGTTTGAACCGCTGGAAGTGCTCTCAGAGACGTACCCAAACGTGGTCGTTCCATTTTGGGTATTATTTGTATTACGGAGCCAAAGGGCCCAAGAGCTTCGTCGTTTTGATCACAACGTTTCTGGAGGTAAAGAGCAACAAACAGGAAGAATTCTCGTTAGTGAGAGAGTGAAGACTGAGCGATGTACTTGAAGAAGCCTCTATGGAGTGAGGGAACGACAACACCGAAGGCCTCGGCGGAATCCGATTCAAACCCTCCTGCGACCGCCGTCAGCGATCTGGTCAACTCGTTGACCACGCAGAGAGTGTACCGCGAGGTCACCCTCGCGCTCCGGAGCGGCCTGCGCGATGTTCGCGCCGAGTTCTCTTTCCTCCGAGTCCGCGGCCTCCGCAGCCTCCTCAAGTTCCTCCGATCAGTCGCCGAGTCCGATTCCACCATCAACCTCTTCTCTCAGACCCAATCGCTCCCTGAGCTTCAAGGTAATTCGAAAtcagaaatttcaatttttgctttcatttcctgataaattgattttgatttgtatGAAAATGGTGAACAGTGGTGCCGGTACTGTTTCAAAACTCGCTGAAAGATGCGGAGGATGAGATCGTGCGAAATTTGGATCACATTTTCGGGGTCGAGCCTCTGAAGATCACGAGCCCTTCAAGCGACTCTGAGGTTTCGCTTGCGCTTCGAGTTTTGGAGGGCTGTTGTCTGCTTCATCCAGATAGCGCGGTCTTGGCTCATCAGCACAAGGCCATTCAGGTAGTTACCCATGTAGCTAAAAGCTCAACCAAAATCTACGGAGTAGTTATGAATTTCAGGTATgaaagttttttgtttttgtttttgtaattggGTTTGTGTAGGTGTTGATGACTATACTGCCAACTCGAGGGGTGATTGAGCAAAGCGCTTGCTTGGATGCTTTGATTGCAATAATGTTGGATTCATCAGCTAATCAAATGGTAGGTTCAAGCTTCAATCTCATTGTGCTTGGTTTCTGATTGGTGATGGGATTTtacaatttcattgtttttgtgtAATGTTCAGGATTTTGAAGCGTTTCATGGTATTGAGGAAGTTGCAGAGCTCATTAGAGACAAGCAAGTTGATGAGAACCTCAggtttttgttcaatttatgctgattgattgattggttTCTTATGTTAAACTCCGTTATTGCATAAAATCTAACATTATATGTTGAGATGGTGCCTTCACTGCCCTGAGTTGTGGTTTGAAGCTTTATCTACTTAGTGTGGTTTTTCGAAGGGTGAATTCTGGGAAATGAGTAGTTTCATTGATAAATTGTCGGGTAAATGTAAAAGTTTGTGCAACAATAGGTTTATGGTAGCCACATGATTGCTGTCTGTGCTACTTGGTTCTTCCAAATCCTTGCGTCTTTATCATTAGCAGTTCCATTTTTCGGCTTGTGCATCAGACGAGTCTTGATAAAAATcccatgttttcttttattctagGCTTAGTTGAGCTATGTCCTGTtgctcattttcattttcgtaAAATGTGTAATGAGGTCTTCTTCGAGAAATGAGTAAAGAGTCAGGGTTTCTGAATATTTGTCTGCCTAGGCTGAGGTCTTTTCTTTGCTAATCTAATGGACACTGAAGGCCAACATCTTTTACTTCTGATTAGGTTGAAATGTGGAGAGTTCTTGCTACTGCTAATTGGGCATGTAAATGGGAGGGACAGGCCTCCCTTGGCAACTGTACATGAAGACATAAGGAGGCTTTTAGGTGAGAAATCTGCTTCCTTGATATGGGCAGCCAGTCAATTTGGTTCAACTCTTGATCCGGAGCAGAGACTAACCGCACTTCACATCCAAGCTCGTCGGGTGATAGAGTCCTTGGACCTGTACTGAATCTGAACATAGAAACTAGAAAGCACCCTAGGcaattttcctttgtttttcaatGAAATCACAATCTGTAGCCGTATTTTTGTCCATTTGCCTGTTTGTATGTCGTTCTTTGTTTGCAACGGCTGATGTTCAAGAAATTGAGTTAAGAAACTGTGTTCATATATTTTGAACTACATAGAGCAACAATCTTGTTGTAGTTATAAACCATTTTCATGTACATAATCATAGTATTCGAAGTTGAATAAATCTCGACGAATTTCTTCTCTGTCTTTGCCGGAATTGCGTCCGGGGCGCTTTTGAAATCCAATTAGGTTGTATTGGTGTTACCGTGACTCACACAAACAATTGTCTTTCGTCTTAACCATGACGTCGACAGTCTTAGCATCACTAATAAGAGGAGGTGAGATTATTTTATGACATGTGACGTTCGCGTACGAATATTCCACGTTGGCCACAAATTATGCGGAGTGTAATTTACACAGAAATAAACgcaataaaataacaaaatattacaattttaaaagaaaagaaaaacaaaaaaatttgtttcgTTAAAATCAAATAGCAACTTTTGCGGTTTAAACCAAGGGCCAGATTTCTGAAAATTTCCGAAATTACCCATACTCTCGCTCTTTAATTATCCTTTCACCTATCTAAAAGCAACCGAATATCCGACTTGCATGGAGGGGCATTTGGATAACTTTGACCTTTTCCCTTCCGTTCACGAGGATGATACGCCACGTGTCAGCCTCTCGACCCATCTTCCTTCGAGTATAACGCCCACTCAGATTCTTCCCGCttgtttaaataataataaaaatagaaaaatagaaaaaagcaaaaaatctGGAAGCAATGTttgtttgagaaaaaaaaggcCTCTGGTTATCCTCTCAAGCTCGAGAGAGTGAAAACGACTGAGAAGCAACGAGGCACACACAGAGAGCGTGAAAACACTGTCGTTTCACTCCCTGTCTTTCAGCTTTTTGGTTGCTGGACCCTGAATTCTGAAATGGTGTGAGAGCTTGTTGAGCTGAAACAGTTAATTGTTTGAGCTTAGCTTCAATCAGTAGATACAGAGCAAAATGGCTATCGGCGGTTTGATCTCGAACCGGAATTTCGGTTGTTTTATCGACTCAGGTACTGTTGCTTCACTAACTTATCCTGatatttttgttcttattagtttttggtattttgatttttgttgcATTTTGTGAATTGTAGCTTCTCAATGGAattcatgcatgcatgtggtttgaatttgattattttatttccgaatttccatttttgtgAGCTGAACgaatttgtttatttggttGCATGTTGCTTCTTCTGCTTTGCATTATCTGTACATAATCTGGTTATGTTGGTAAATTTTCGGCAGCAAATTGTTGATTTTGCTGCTGAATTTTTCAGGGAATGTAGTAATTTAAGCCAAGTCTATCTTTAATTCAACAATTCACCAATCAGTGATAAATTTCAGTGCATGTAAACTTTTCCCAACCTAAATATACTGGTTCCTTGTTTCACAGacgtatgtatatatgtatgagTATATGTACTGAGCAATTTTGGGAATGCTTTTATCTTTCTGAGTTCATTAAGGACTTGCTTAATTCGGCCGAAGAAATTTAGACAATTTATATGTCGAATTGGAAATAGATGGAGGGATGGACAATTTGGGAATGCTGATCAACATAGCTTACTATCTTCATTTTGATGCTTCTGAGGCGAATCCTTTGTTACTATCTGTAACTCTTTGATATTGGCAGGGAAAGTATGTCAAACAAACCACGCTGTTGTGCATCGCAAAGGAGAGCGTCTGTACAATCAGGGGAAAACATTTTACCAAAATTTATGTACTCCAAGGGGTTCTGTATCTAGAAACTCGTATAGCCCTTATCTGCATGCAATTAGTTCTGATGCAAACATTCTGAAGCCAACAGGTAGGGTGCATGATGAAGGTGACCTTTATCTAATAATGTCTCTGCAATCTGGTATAAGGTCTCACAGCATCATCACTAAACAAAGAAGTACAGGAAGATGTAAAAGCTATCTTTCTTCAAACCATTTATTTAGAAGTTGTATTCAATCAAGAAAGCTGGATAAGCTTGATAACAGGCAATACCAGAAGTATGAACATGTTAAGGTTAACAGGACCCGTGCTTATTACAAGTCAGAGGATAATGACATAACAAAACCAGAGGTGGACTCACTGTCATCAATAGAGGGGTCTAGTGAAGCTGTTTTGGCAGATGGAAATGTGCTTAAACTATCTTCTTGGTGGGAGCAATTTCCCAAGCGCTGGGTGATTGTACTCCTTTGTTTTACAGCATTTCTATTGTGCAACATGGATCGTGTGagtatttttctatttataatcattgtttttatttctcattGGCCTAAGCATTGCAAACTTGAAATTTATGTTCtattgttttcatttgttcATCTGATATATCTCAATCAGCTaacaaagttcaatttttattgTAGGTAAACATGAGCATTGCAATACTTCCCATGTCACAGGAATTTAACTGGGATAGTGCAACAGTTGGCTTGATTCAGTCCTCTTTTTTCTGGGGCTACCTACTTACTCAGGTTTGACTCAGTATAGCTAATGTGTTTTTCCTTACTCAAAGAAATTACACTTTCATTCTCAATCTTCTATGCGCACATTAGCAGGTATGTGATCATGGATCTGTCCTTGTATCGTTTAGAGGATACTGTTTCATTCATAGTAGTTAGCTCGGCCATATATTTGGTGTTCAAGCTACAAATCTGATGTATGC
The Prunus dulcis chromosome 2, ALMONDv2, whole genome shotgun sequence DNA segment above includes these coding regions:
- the LOC117618296 gene encoding receptor-like protein EIX1, with translation MQSHRMCLKLLLAFALLLLRCVQGGEVSRKHRDATVTGRCIEKERQALLAFKRGLVDKSDLLSSWGSEAQKQDCCRWIGVSCSNQTGHVLQLDLSNKVVGAHSWNYYSLEGKMISPKLIELQYLHYLDLHDINFYGSHIPDFIGSLSNLRYLDLSNTNFGGKFPSQVGNLTNLQHLGLSFNDFTNAENLDWLPLLSSLRYLDLSGTNLSNVFDWPEAINKLPELTNLTLWECDLPSPILSTLSYINSSKSLASVDLSSNQLSTSIFLWLSNYNTSLVYLDLTYNFLAGSIPDVLGHMSSLAYLSLSNNQLEGWVPHSFASICSLQSLDLSSNILSGQLSKFVQILFSTCAQNSLEILDLGLNNLAGSLPDLTNLSSLEVLNLNNNKFSGVISGTHFSKLSKLRDLVLSWNDLAGPLPDLTNLSSLEILFLNNNQLSGGIPESIGGMSKLNTIDFPHEFFGRSDFRNSFLNTLEITVFGSVFSKFF
- the LOC117619755 gene encoding receptor-like protein EIX2; protein product: MYSYKNTLGLVKRIDLSSNILTGEIPSEITHLVELVSLNLSGNQLTGQIIPEIGNLQSLEALDLSRNQIEGRIPTSLARIDRLDFLDLSLNNLSGEIPIGTQLQSFDPSVYAGNPQLCGAPLKKMCAAQHVQTDLSNQEDDKDELITLGFYISMGVGFAAGFWGVCCTLIFKRSWRYAYFKFLNGLNDWLYVRVALIKRQLKDMLNR
- the LOC117618711 gene encoding uncharacterized protein LOC117618711 codes for the protein MYLKKPLWSEGTTTPKASAESDSNPPATAVSDLVNSLTTQRVYREVTLALRSGLRDVRAEFSFLRVRGLRSLLKFLRSVAESDSTINLFSQTQSLPELQVVPVLFQNSLKDAEDEIVRNLDHIFGVEPLKITSPSSDSEVSLALRVLEGCCLLHPDSAVLAHQHKAIQVLMTILPTRGVIEQSACLDALIAIMLDSSANQMDFEAFHGIEEVAELIRDKQVDENLRLKCGEFLLLLIGHVNGRDRPPLATVHEDIRRLLGEKSASLIWAASQFGSTLDPEQRLTALHIQARRVIESLDLY